The segment AAGGCGCGACGAGGGCGCGGTGCAGGCACCGTAACCGAGGAGCAACGCAGGGCTGGCTCGAAAGACTCCGGCTCTCCCTTCCCCGCGCTTCAGCGCCTCTTCCCCACAACACCTCCCCTCCATTCTTCCAGTGAATTCTGGACGTTGGTATTACAACACCCCCGCCCGCTTGATCTCCAGGTAGGCATTGGCCACCGCCACCGGGAGCTGCGTCGCCTCCTCGTCCAAGACATGAATGTGGCGCGACCGGAGATCCTGAAAGACCTCTTGCCGCTCTCTTAGATACTGGTGGGTGGCGAGGTAATCGGTGGCGGTGGCCGGATCGTGGACGGGCTTTCGGCGGAGCGCCCCCAAGCTCTCCTCCCGCAAGCTTGCCAGAATCACGAGGTGCTTCTGGCGGAGCAGATCGAGGCTGCGGGCCACATTTTCACTGTCCTCGCTTCGTAGATTGGTCAGCAGGATCACGAGCGCGCGCCGCTTTTGGTGGACCAAGAGGCGCTCGACCGCCTCGAAGTAATCACTCGGCTCGAGCGAGGTCTCGTAATCATACAAATGATTCAGCAAAAGGTTCATGCTGTGCTGGCCTTTGACCGGCGGCAACCACCGGCGCGTGCCCCCAAACCCAAGCACGCCCACCTGGTCTCCTTGCCGCAAGGCGATATAGGATAGCAACAACATCGCGTTCAGGCAGTGATCGAATTGGGCGATGCCTCCATCGAGCGCCCGCATGCGCCGTCCGCCATCTGGCATCAGAATGAGAGTCTGATTCCGCTCCTCGCGATACTCCCGACTAATGAGCTGCAAGCGACGTGAGGTCGCCTTCCAATCGATCTGAGAGAACACATCCCCCTCCTGGTATTCCCGCAACTGGTGGAAATCCTTGCTCTGACCTTGGAGATTCTTCTTCACAATGCCCATCTGCTCCACCTTATGGGCCACGCTCAAAAGGGCGAAGCGGACAACCGGCTCATAGTTGGGATAGACCTTGGCGCTCTCTTCCTGGCCCAAGCGGTATTTCCGCTCCCAGAGACCCAAGGGAGAAAGACGGTGCACCCAGGCCCGCTCGAAGGACTGTCGCCCTCTCTCGAGAACCCGCAGCTCATAGGCAAAGCGAGCGAAACCGCGTGGGGGAACCCGTCCCCTCCAAGGCAAATCCGGGCTCTCGCTTTTGACTGGCACACTGTCAAAAAAGCGAAAAAGGCCGGGCCATCTCGTCGGATTGCGCAGCTCGCCACGGACCTCCGTCGGCACCCCCACCGCCAATCTTCCGGGAAGAAACCGCCGGAAAACCGGTTTCCTCAAAGAGAGCAGCCAAAAGCCATCCACCAAAAGAGCGAAAGCTAAAACGAGGCCCCCCACTCGCCACACCCCCGTAGCCGGCTCAGAAAAACCCGCTGCCACGCCCAGCCCCAACCAGAGCGCCGCCGCCAAGAGCAATCGATTGGAAGGACGCATAGTAGGGCCGTGAAAAAAAACAGCGCGGCGCGCCCCTCAACTCCTGGGCGCGGGAATGGTCTCTACCACGGCATCGATGGACTCATCCAGGGTCTGCCCGCTGATGGCGACCTCCGGCGCGAGCGCCAGGCGATGCCGCAGGACCGGCCTGGTAGCCATCTTGATGTCATCGGGAATGACATAGCCGCGGCCGGCCAAGAGGGCGTTCGCCTTGGCGATGGAGACCAGACTGATGGCCCCGCGTGGCCCCGCTCCCAAACTGATCCCGTTGGCCTCGCGCGTGGCTCGCACGATGGCCACGGCGTAGGCCACCACCTCGGGCACGATCTTGACGAGCGCCAGATTGGCCCGGGCCTGATTGATCTCCTCGGGCGAGCACACCTTCTCGATCTCTTGCAGGGGATCGACCGACTCGCCCCCACTCCCCGTGACCCGAGTCACAATGGCCTCCTCGATCTCTGGCCGCGGGTAGCCAATGAGAATCTTCATGAGAAAGCGGTCCAACTGCGCCTCCGGCAGGGGGTAGGTCCCTTCTTGCTCGATGGGATTCTGGGTCGCCAAAGTCATGAAGGGGGGCTCCAGCGCAAAGGTCTCGCCATCGATCGTGATCTGCCGCTCCTGCATCACCTCCAAAAGCGCCGCCTGCGTCTTGGCCGGCGCCCGATTGATCTCATCGGCCAAGAGCAGATTGCAGAAAACCGGCCCCCGGCGCACCCGAAACTGCTGGGCCGCCATGTCGTAAAGCGTGTGACCGGTCACATCCGAGGGCATGAGATCGGGCGTGAACTGGATGCGACGAAACTCACCTCCAAAGGTCCGCGCCAGACTCAGCACCAAGTGGGTCTTCCCCAGCCCGGGATTGCCTTCCAAAAGGACATGCCCCCCCGCCAGAAAGGCCCCCAGAATCTGCTCCAAAACCTGCTCCTGCCCGAGAAAAACCTTTCCGACCTGCTCGCGAATGCGGGCCATCAGGTGGGCGCTTTCTTGGAGGCCTGGAGGAACGGGGTCGCAGGGGACATCTTGCGAAGGGGGCAAGGGCGGGAGTTCAGGTGGTTCGGTCATGGTTCAATTGGCTGGAAGTCTCTCATCAAGGAGCTGCAAGTCGCGCACGAACTGCGTCCATTCCGCTCCCTCGGTCTCGGGAATCTCGTGAAACAACTCTTGCAAACGGGGGCGCGGCAAGCCCGTACGCCTGGTCAGCTCCGCCCACTGGGCCTCACTCACCTGGGAGGAGCTTCCCAGCAAGCGCTGGCCTGGAAGGCGACGCCGAAGCTGCGCTTGCAGCGGCCCCAAAAGCACCCCAGCGGCCTTCTCTCGCCAGAGAAACCTCCCCACCATGCGAATGTGGTCTCGTAGCTCTCGCGTCTCAAAAAGCTCCGGATCGAGCACCGGATCGGCTCGACTGAGATTACGCCACAGCCAAAAAACGATCCACGCCCCCAGGGCCCAAAGAGCCGCCCAGCCGCGCTCCCAAAGAAGCTGCCAAAAAGACGGTCCGCCGTAAATCAGGGCCAGCCCCGCCACCGACTCTTGGCTCACCAGATCCCAGAGAAGACGGGCGTGCTCGGCCTCGCCCAAGCGTCGATTGTGAAACACCGCCCCATCGCTCAGCGCCGTGAACCGACCGGATCCATAGGGAAACGTCACCACGGCGGAAGACTCTTGGCTCCCCGGGGCCAGCAAACCACTCCCTGAAAAACCCTTCACCGCATACTCATCCCGCCCCCAGCGGACGACTGGCTCCTCTTCCTCCAAGCTCTCCGGCACCTCCTCGGCCCTCGCCACGCCGAACAAATCGAGCAGCCGATTCTCCACCTCCCGAGAAGAATCGGTCGCGCTTTCAAAGAACGAGAAACCCTCGAAGGCCGTCTCGGAAGTCGCGCAGAGGAGGTGCCCTCCCTCTTGCACCCACTCCTGCAGTCGCCGCGCCATCCCCTCCCCAGGAACCGCCCGCAAATTGACCAGCAGCGCCTCGTTCGTCTCTGGAAAACGGTTCAAGCCGGAAAGACTGCGCGCTTGTGGGATCCCCATCTCGCGAAGGAAGGACTCGGCCGCGAAGTAGGGA is part of the Verrucomicrobiota bacterium genome and harbors:
- a CDS encoding MoxR family ATPase, producing the protein MARIREQVGKVFLGQEQVLEQILGAFLAGGHVLLEGNPGLGKTHLVLSLARTFGGEFRRIQFTPDLMPSDVTGHTLYDMAAQQFRVRRGPVFCNLLLADEINRAPAKTQAALLEVMQERQITIDGETFALEPPFMTLATQNPIEQEGTYPLPEAQLDRFLMKILIGYPRPEIEEAIVTRVTGSGGESVDPLQEIEKVCSPEEINQARANLALVKIVPEVVAYAVAIVRATREANGISLGAGPRGAISLVSIAKANALLAGRGYVIPDDIKMATRPVLRHRLALAPEVAISGQTLDESIDAVVETIPAPRS
- a CDS encoding DUF58 domain-containing protein, with protein sequence MRPSNRLLLAAALWLGLGVAAGFSEPATGVWRVGGLVLAFALLVDGFWLLSLRKPVFRRFLPGRLAVGVPTEVRGELRNPTRWPGLFRFFDSVPVKSESPDLPWRGRVPPRGFARFAYELRVLERGRQSFERAWVHRLSPLGLWERKYRLGQEESAKVYPNYEPVVRFALLSVAHKVEQMGIVKKNLQGQSKDFHQLREYQEGDVFSQIDWKATSRRLQLISREYREERNQTLILMPDGGRRMRALDGGIAQFDHCLNAMLLLSYIALRQGDQVGVLGFGGTRRWLPPVKGQHSMNLLLNHLYDYETSLEPSDYFEAVERLLVHQKRRALVILLTNLRSEDSENVARSLDLLRQKHLVILASLREESLGALRRKPVHDPATATDYLATHQYLRERQEVFQDLRSRHIHVLDEEATQLPVAVANAYLEIKRAGVL
- a CDS encoding DUF4350 domain-containing protein, with the protein product MRVSSWLRVVGVGLALEALAGCGKGRWEEVTETKELGYRGRARVDPYFAAESFLREMGIPQARSLSGLNRFPETNEALLVNLRAVPGEGMARRLQEWVQEGGHLLCATSETAFEGFSFFESATDSSREVENRLLDLFGVARAEEVPESLEEEEPVVRWGRDEYAVKGFSGSGLLAPGSQESSAVVTFPYGSGRFTALSDGAVFHNRRLGEAEHARLLWDLVSQESVAGLALIYGGPSFWQLLWERGWAALWALGAWIVFWLWRNLSRADPVLDPELFETRELRDHIRMVGRFLWREKAAGVLLGPLQAQLRRRLPGQRLLGSSSQVSEAQWAELTRRTGLPRPRLQELFHEIPETEGAEWTQFVRDLQLLDERLPAN